The Desulfovibrio oxyclinae DSM 11498 DNA window GCCCGCAGGGGCGACCGGCCTGTCCGTCATTATGGAACCATTTTCATTACTGCTCAAGCCAGCGTCCGCGGACTGCAACCTGCGCTGCGACTACTGCTTTTACCTTGAAAAAAGCTCGCTGTATCCCGGTAGCGGTAAACGCCGCATGACGGATCAGACATTGCGGACGGTGCTGGAACGCTATTTTGAAACAACTCAGCCCGTGTATTCCATGATCTGGCAGGGTGGCGAACCGACGCTCATGGGTGAATCATTTTATAAACGTGTTGTTGATCTTCAAAAAAAACTCGCCCCAAGGGGCGCCCACATTGCCAACGCCCTTCAGACCAATGCAACCCTCATCAAAAACGATCTCGCAGCCCATTTGGCCAAATATCGCTTCCTTGTCGGGTGCAGTATCGACGGCCCCGCGGACTTGCATGACGCGCACCGCCGGACCCGGACTCGACGCAACAGCCACGCCCGAGCAGTACAGGGCGTGCGGACACTTCAGGCAGCAGGTGTTCCGGTCAATGCGGTTGTGCTTGTTTCGGCCACCAATGTATCAGCACCGCTAAAAGTCTATCGGCACCTTCTCGAACTCGGCATACGTCACATCCAGTT harbors:
- a CDS encoding anaerobic sulfatase maturase, encoding MEPFSLLLKPASADCNLRCDYCFYLEKSSLYPGSGKRRMTDQTLRTVLERYFETTQPVYSMIWQGGEPTLMGESFYKRVVDLQKKLAPRGAHIANALQTNATLIKNDLAAHLAKYRFLVGCSIDGPADLHDAHRRTRTRRNSHARAVQGVRTLQAAGVPVNAVVLVSATNVSAPLKVYRHLLELGIRHIQFVPCVESDSSGRPLPFSIDGKIWGEFLLAIFEQWHAAHRGLVFIRNFDSVMAKMAGLADTECRLCNRCDQYLVVEHNGDVYPCDFYVGTEMKLGNVFYDSFEAMRERPLYSSFSTAKQSIPTGCTTCEHASLCMGDCPKFRSGKQRQGVSILCSGWQHFFQEARGRLELLVRDAVR